DNA sequence from the Leptospira limi genome:
TTCGGAACCATAGGGTTTTTGTAAACTTTTTTGAAGGCCTGCGTACATAGAACCTGTAGATAATCCAAAAGGAGGGATGGCCAAAATGCCATAACCCTTGGCAACTGAGATTGGTTCCAAGACCTCTCCGATCCCACTCACAAAACAAGGAGAACTTTGGAGGAAAAAAGGCACATCGGCCCCAATGGATTTGGCAAAACCGATCTGTTCCTCCGGGTTTAAATTTGTAAAAGGGAAAAGTTCGCGCAAAAACACACCTGCGTTGCTACTCCCACCACCAATTCCCCCCTCCGGAGGAAGAAATTTTTCTAAGTAGATGGTGATTTGGACAGGTGTTTTGAAATGGGGTTTTAGTTTTGCAAAGGATTTGGTCAGGATATTCCGAGAAAGGTCTCCTCGTTCCGAAACGGCTTCAAACAAGGCATGCCGGTAACCTTGTAAATGGTTCACGGAATGGAATTCAAATGTAGATTCATCCCCTTTTGGTACGGATTGGATCTGGATTTCCATAGGATCACCCAAGTCAATCGGCACAAAGACACTTCGGATTTCGTGTAGCCCATCTTCCCTTTTGTAAGGAATCACCAAACCAATGTTAATTTTTGCATGGGTGGTGGTTAACAAAAGATAACCTCTATTGTGAGACGGACTCGTTTTGTTTCAAAAGGGAAATGGATTGTAAATGGAGTTTGATGGAGTCTTGGATTTCTTTTGGTTCCGCGACTAAAACGGATGGTCCATACCCAAGGATGGTTTGGATGAGCCAATTTTCATCTCGCATCGGAGTTTGGAACTGTCGATACATTGTGTTTCCAATTTGTTTTGTCTTCCCTGTTTCTTTTAAAGGGAGTTTGAGACCTAAGTGGTAGGAAGCTGAGTCTGTCACCCATAGAGTTACATTTGTTTCGGAACTTGTTTCATTTTGGAACTTTTGTTGGAAACCTACTAAAAACTCACCAGCAGTTTCTGGTATTTTAGGAAATTCTAAATCGGTAAGAGTTACATCTAAAATATAATCCAATCGGAAGGAACGAAATCCTTCCTTTTTTAAATCATACGCGAGTAAGTAAGATTCATTTTCTTCCAGTAATAACCATGGAGCAAGAGTTCTAGTTTCTTTTTCTTTAGTGTTGCGTTTCCAATAAACAATTGTTAGAGTTTTTTGGGAACGAATGGCATCTTGGATGGTCTCTTTTGTTTTTTGATGAGGTGACCATTCTCCCGATGGCAAAACAGAATCTATTTTTTGTAAGATGGATTGTTTGGTTGAGGGATTTTTTTGTCCTGTATCAGAAACAAGTAACGAGCGAAGGTTTGCCCATTCTTTAGGGGAAAGGGGAAGGGCAGAATCAACTGCAATGGGGAGTCTGATTTTTACCTTATCCCCATCAAAGTCTAAATCCACAGCATCAGTTGGCGAGTAAGGATACATCTCAATCATATACAACTCTCCCAAATCTTTTTTGAGAGAGGATATGGATTTGTGTCCTGTCACTCCTTGGATTTCTTCTAATGACAATCCTTCTGGATGTGAAGCCAGAAGGCGGATTAGATTTAATTTAGAAGCGGCCCGAGCTGTTGAAGGGTTCATTAAACTTCGAGAATCACCTTTAGTTCTTTTGCGTTAGAAGCACATAAAGATTGTTTTTCGATGTTTTTTGCTTTGAGATGTCCACCAGTAAGTCTTTGGCTCACAACACTTGGTCCGAAGTCAATAATGGTAGTAATCGCACTGTCGTTAAAAATAGGAGCGATCGCCAAATCCCAGTAAAGTGGTTCAATGAGTACCATTTTGAAAAGGATGTCACGAAGGTTTCCATCTTTTTGTAAGTTGTGACCATCATAGATGCTGTAAACAGGAACCTTTAAATCAGCACCAGTGTATGGGAATGGAACCACAGAAGCATCTTCTGCATTGAACTTATCAAGTGAAGATTCCATAAATGGGCAGTGGAAAGGCGCAGTAGTTTTTAAGTAGACAAACTTAAATTTCTTTTCGTCCATTTCTGCTTTCCATTGTTTACGGAAGGCGAGAAGAGAAGATGGAAGTGCAGAAAGGATCATGGAGTCAGGAGTGTTGTAAAGAGAGATAAACACTGTGTCTTGTCCTTTGAGTCCAAGAGATTCGTTTGTTTTTTTCACTCGGTCTTCGAGTTCGTCTTTTGTGTAACCAATCACCGCGACCATTGGTGCTGGGTTTTTGTCACCGTTTGCCTCGTTTTCTTTGACGATGTCTTCGGAAACTTGGAAGTTAGGATATACTTTTTGTCCATTGAATCCAAGATAAAAAACAAATTTTAAGAAGTCAGAGTAAGCTTTTAAGAAATCTGCACCTTCTTTTCCAAGACCGATGAGTGCAGAAGCAATCACACCTTGGCTATGACCACTCGCTGCACCCGTTGCTTTCATGAGGTCTGCTGTAGGGTAACCACGTTTGGAAACCAAAACATAGTTTGCAATTTGGGTCATAAAAATCCCAGGAACAGAAATAGGTGCACGAGCCAAATAATCTTCGTTTGGTGCTCCATCTGGATTTTCAATCCAAGACTTAAAATCAAGTCCTTCGTTTAAGAGAGGGTTTTTTCCATCTCGAGCCGCAATTTCACCAAGAGTTTTGAAACTAGTTTCGAAAAATTCTTTTAATTCTGGTTCTGCATACAATTTTACGAGTTCTTTGAGGTAAGGGGAACCCTGTCCTCCGAATTGAAGGAAAAATTTTTGCGAATTTTGGAGGGTACCGGTAAGGAGTTTTGCCGAAGTCATTGGATCTTCCT
Encoded proteins:
- a CDS encoding ACP S-malonyltransferase, yielding MTSAKLLTGTLQNSQKFFLQFGGQGSPYLKELVKLYAEPELKEFFETSFKTLGEIAARDGKNPLLNEGLDFKSWIENPDGAPNEDYLARAPISVPGIFMTQIANYVLVSKRGYPTADLMKATGAASGHSQGVIASALIGLGKEGADFLKAYSDFLKFVFYLGFNGQKVYPNFQVSEDIVKENEANGDKNPAPMVAVIGYTKDELEDRVKKTNESLGLKGQDTVFISLYNTPDSMILSALPSSLLAFRKQWKAEMDEKKFKFVYLKTTAPFHCPFMESSLDKFNAEDASVVPFPYTGADLKVPVYSIYDGHNLQKDGNLRDILFKMVLIEPLYWDLAIAPIFNDSAITTIIDFGPSVVSQRLTGGHLKAKNIEKQSLCASNAKELKVILEV
- a CDS encoding helix-turn-helix transcriptional regulator, producing the protein MNPSTARAASKLNLIRLLASHPEGLSLEEIQGVTGHKSISSLKKDLGELYMIEMYPYSPTDAVDLDFDGDKVKIRLPIAVDSALPLSPKEWANLRSLLVSDTGQKNPSTKQSILQKIDSVLPSGEWSPHQKTKETIQDAIRSQKTLTIVYWKRNTKEKETRTLAPWLLLEENESYLLAYDLKKEGFRSFRLDYILDVTLTDLEFPKIPETAGEFLVGFQQKFQNETSSETNVTLWVTDSASYHLGLKLPLKETGKTKQIGNTMYRQFQTPMRDENWLIQTILGYGPSVLVAEPKEIQDSIKLHLQSISLLKQNESVSQ
- a CDS encoding 4-(cytidine 5'-diphospho)-2-C-methyl-D-erythritol kinase; translation: MLTTTHAKINIGLVIPYKREDGLHEIRSVFVPIDLGDPMEIQIQSVPKGDESTFEFHSVNHLQGYRHALFEAVSERGDLSRNILTKSFAKLKPHFKTPVQITIYLEKFLPPEGGIGGGSSNAGVFLRELFPFTNLNPEEQIGFAKSIGADVPFFLQSSPCFVSGIGEVLEPISVAKGYGILAIPPFGLSTGSMYAGLQKSLQKPYGSEVWKSLAEDLIRSLHVGDWAYLQNRLENEFEKIAFQTQPLLKELKLGFFESGADFASLSGSGSCLYGIYKAEGKRNEALPNVSNRFPEMEFRTFSF